One segment of Rosa chinensis cultivar Old Blush chromosome 6, RchiOBHm-V2, whole genome shotgun sequence DNA contains the following:
- the LOC112171801 gene encoding glycine-rich cell wall structural protein 1.8, which yields MANSSKLLFSMFVLVLVITSSWVLMVSEARPLRIGSGLFVIDGLYIEAMKAGGGPSPGGKGHAFSSSQILGGIKNGGPSSGGKGHGFTDSQILGGIKNEGPSSSGKGHAFTTSQTLGGIKNEGGPIAGGKGHGFTDSQILGRIKNEGPSSSGKSHAFTTSQTLGGIKNGGGPSPGGKGHGFTDSQTLGGIKNGGPSSGGKGHAFTNSPTLGGIKNGGPSPGGKGHAFTSSYPTLGLGGIKDSGPSHGGSGN from the coding sequence ATGGCCAACAGTTCCAAGCTTCTCTTCTCCatgtttgttcttgttcttgtaatTACCTCTAGTTGGGTTCTGATGGTATCAGAAGCACGTCCTCTGAGAATTGGTAGTGGTTTGTTTGTTATTGATGGGTTGTACATTGAAGCAATGAAGGCTGGTGGAGGTCCAAGTCCTGGTGGAAAAGGTCATGCCTTCAGCAGTTCTCAAATTCTTGGAGGAATCAAAAATGGAGGTCCAAGCTCAGGAGGGAAAGGTCATGGCTTCACAGATTCTCAAATTCTTGGAGGTATCAAAAATGAAGGTCCAAGCTCAAGTGGAAAGGGTCATGCCTTCACTACTTCTCAAACTCTTGGAGGGATAAAAAATGAAGGAGGTCCAATTGCAGGTGGAAAAGGTCATGGCTTCACCGATTCTCAAATTCTTGGGCGTATCAAAAATGAAGGTCCAAGCTCAAGTGGAAAGAGTCATGCCTTCACTACTTCTCAGACTCTTGGAGGGATCAAAAATGGAGGAGGTCCAAGTCCAGGTGGAAAAGGTCATGGCTTCACTGATTCTCAAACTCTTGGAGGGATCAAAAATGGAGGTCCAAGCTCTGGTGGAAAGGGTCATGCTTTCACCAATTCTCCTACTCTTGGAGGGATTAAAAATGGAGGTCCAAGTCCAGGTGGGAAAGGTCATGCCTTCACTAGTTCGTATCCTACTCTAGGACTTGGAGGAATCAAAGATTCTGGTCCAAGCCATGGAGGCAGTGGAAACTAA
- the LOC112173106 gene encoding protein MRG1 isoform X1 produces the protein MGHSKSDDDDDVTTDSSATESDTSATKTDSGIEHENDDVSSPSSDSCPFVEGEKVLAYHNTHIYDAKVIKTQFKNEWRFFIHYLGWNKNWDEWVRLDRLLKYTEENVEKQKLARMKDGTDKNPKLSRTSQTKLKSYNGARGKKRKNDSVVKGAIRLEELVIRMPHALRKQLVDDCESVTHLGKLVKLPRTPNVDDILKKYLEYRSNSDDLKAHSVEEILKGLCCYFDKALPVMLLYKNERPQYEKAIADNVSPSSVYGAEHLLRLFVKLPELLVEANIEEETLKELLQRLADFLKFLHKNQSAFFLSSYHVPEDTEISTNKQDD, from the exons ATGGGACACTCCaagagtgatgatgatgatgatgtcacTACTGACTCCTCTGCCACAGAGTCTGACACTTCTGCCACCAAGACCGATTCCGGCATCGAACATGAAAACGACGACGTCTCATCTCCTTCCTCTGATTCATGCCCCTTTGTCGAAGGAGAGAAGGTCCTCGCTTATCACAACACTCACATTTACGACGCCAAG GTGATCAAAACTCAATTTAAGAACGAATGGAGGTTTTTTATTCATTACCTT GGCTGGAACAAAAA TTGGGATGAGTGGGTACGCCTGGACCGTTTATTGAAATATACTGAAGAGAATGTGGAGAAACAGAAGCTCGCCAGAATGAAAGACGGAACAGACAAGAATCCAAAGCTATCACGCACATCACAGACTAAACTAAAAAGTTATAATG GGGCAAGAGGCAAGAAGAGAAAGAATGACTCTGTTGTTAAG GGTGCGATACGCTTGGAAGAACTTGTGATTCGAATGCCACATGCTTTAAGGAAACAACTAGTTGATGATTGTGAATCAGTTACTCATCTGGGCAAG CTTGTTAAACTTCCCCGGACTCCAAATGTTGATGACATACTGAAGAAGTATCTAGAATACAGATCAAACAGCGATGATTT GAAAGCTCATTCAGTTGAAGAAATTCTGAAAGGACTATGTTGCTACTTTGACAAAGCATTGCCAGTTATGCTTCTTTACAAAAATGAGCGTCCGCAGTATGAGAAAGCAATTGCAGATAATGTCTCTCCTTCGTCTGTATACGGTGCTGAGCACCTATTACGCCTCTTTG TTAAACTGCCCGAGTTATTGGTTGAGGCTAACATTGAAGAGGAGACTTTGAAAGAGCTGCTGCAAAGATTGGCCGACTTTCTCAA GTTCCTACATAAGAACCAGAGTGCATTCTTCCTCTCTTCCTACCATGTACCAGAAGATACTGAAATCAGCACCAACAAACAAGATGACTAA
- the LOC112173106 gene encoding protein MRG1 isoform X2 — translation MGHSKSDDDDDVTTDSSATESDTSATKTDSGIEHENDDVSSPSSDSCPFVEGEKVLAYHNTHIYDAKGWNKNWDEWVRLDRLLKYTEENVEKQKLARMKDGTDKNPKLSRTSQTKLKSYNGARGKKRKNDSVVKGAIRLEELVIRMPHALRKQLVDDCESVTHLGKLVKLPRTPNVDDILKKYLEYRSNSDDLKAHSVEEILKGLCCYFDKALPVMLLYKNERPQYEKAIADNVSPSSVYGAEHLLRLFVKLPELLVEANIEEETLKELLQRLADFLKFLHKNQSAFFLSSYHVPEDTEISTNKQDD, via the exons ATGGGACACTCCaagagtgatgatgatgatgatgtcacTACTGACTCCTCTGCCACAGAGTCTGACACTTCTGCCACCAAGACCGATTCCGGCATCGAACATGAAAACGACGACGTCTCATCTCCTTCCTCTGATTCATGCCCCTTTGTCGAAGGAGAGAAGGTCCTCGCTTATCACAACACTCACATTTACGACGCCAAG GGCTGGAACAAAAA TTGGGATGAGTGGGTACGCCTGGACCGTTTATTGAAATATACTGAAGAGAATGTGGAGAAACAGAAGCTCGCCAGAATGAAAGACGGAACAGACAAGAATCCAAAGCTATCACGCACATCACAGACTAAACTAAAAAGTTATAATG GGGCAAGAGGCAAGAAGAGAAAGAATGACTCTGTTGTTAAG GGTGCGATACGCTTGGAAGAACTTGTGATTCGAATGCCACATGCTTTAAGGAAACAACTAGTTGATGATTGTGAATCAGTTACTCATCTGGGCAAG CTTGTTAAACTTCCCCGGACTCCAAATGTTGATGACATACTGAAGAAGTATCTAGAATACAGATCAAACAGCGATGATTT GAAAGCTCATTCAGTTGAAGAAATTCTGAAAGGACTATGTTGCTACTTTGACAAAGCATTGCCAGTTATGCTTCTTTACAAAAATGAGCGTCCGCAGTATGAGAAAGCAATTGCAGATAATGTCTCTCCTTCGTCTGTATACGGTGCTGAGCACCTATTACGCCTCTTTG TTAAACTGCCCGAGTTATTGGTTGAGGCTAACATTGAAGAGGAGACTTTGAAAGAGCTGCTGCAAAGATTGGCCGACTTTCTCAA GTTCCTACATAAGAACCAGAGTGCATTCTTCCTCTCTTCCTACCATGTACCAGAAGATACTGAAATCAGCACCAACAAACAAGATGACTAA